A segment of the Panacibacter ginsenosidivorans genome:
TGTAAATGTGCCGTTCTTCAAAATATTCTCAGCAGTAATCAATGCTCTTGCAAAAGTATCCATGCCACCAATGTGTGCATAGAAAAGGTCTTCCGCGTCAGTTGAGTTACGGCGGATCTTTGCGTCGAAATTGATACCGCCACCTGCAAAACCACCAGCCTGCAGAATGATCAGCATTGCTTCTGTTAATTCATTAATATCATTCGGGAATTGGTCTGTATCCCAGCCATTCTGGTAGTCGCCACGGTTGGCATCAATAGAACCAAGTAACCCTGCATCAGCGGCAACCTGTAATTCATGCGTAAATGTATGACCGGCTAATGTTGCATGGTTCACTTCTATGTTTAGCTTGAAATCGTTCAACAGATCATGTTGACGCAGGAAACTGATTACAGTTGCTGCATCATAATCATACTGGTGTTTTGTAGGCTCACATGGTTTTGGCTCAATAAAAAATGTGCCTTTAAAGCCTTGTGACCTTGCATAATCTTTTGCTTTGTGTAAGAACATGGCAAGATGTTCCTGTTCGCGTTTCATGTTAGTGTTAAGCAAACTCATGTAACCTTCGCGACCACCCCAGAAAACATAGTTCTCTCCGCCTAATGCAATCGTTGCATCCATGGCAAATTTAACCTGTGCACCACCATGCGCCAACACATGAAAATCAGGATTGGTAGCAGCGCCATTCATATATCTTTTATGCGAAAACAAATTGGCTGTACCCCATAATAATTTTACGCCGGTTGCAGCTTGTTTTTGTTTTGCATATTCTGTTAATGCCTGTAAGCGTTTTTCATTGTCTGCAACATCATTGCTATAGTCCACTACATCAACGTCATGAAAACAATAGTATGGCAAATTCATTTTGGTGATGAATTCAAATGCAGCATCCATTTTATCTTTTGCCCTTGCAACCGCATCACTCTTTTCATTCCACGGATGTGCATGTGTAGGCCCGCCGAAAGGATCACTGCCATCTCCGCAGAACGAGTGCCAGTAAGCACATGCAAAACGCAAATACTCTTTCATCGTTTTGCCGCCAACAACTTTGTTCTCATCATACCAGCGAAATGCAAGCGGGTTATCACTTTCAGGACCTTCATATTTGATCTGTCCTATGCCTTTAAAAAATTCTTTGTCGCCAATTAGAACTGACATAATTATTAGTTTAAAAGTTTATTGTTTGTGGTTTATAGTTTTATTGTTTTGTACTTAGCTGTATTGCTACTGTCATCGCCTGTTGTGTCACTCACTTCATCGTTCAGATCAATATTGAACAAAACGTACAAGAGTGCGACGCAACGAAAGCTTAATACTTATTCAAAGGTTTGGCTCAACACTTTTCTACATATCTTTTATCAACAAGGCTTTCCATTGTTGATAATGTTCTTCGTAAGCATTTTTGCCATTTGGCTCTATCGTTTCCAAGCGCTGCATTTTTGTAAATGCCTCTTTTGGATTGTTGAAAATTTTTGCACCAATGCCTGCGCCCAAAGCCGCGCCAACACTGCCATCGCAATTATATAATTCAACAGGGGTATTAGTAACATTTACAAACGCATTGGTGAACACACTACTTAAAAACATATTGGCTTTGCCAGCACGAATAACAGATGGAAACATTTTGTTTTCACGCATAATATCAAGACCATAACGGAACGCAAACGCAATGCCTTCCTGGCCTGCACGATACAAATGTGCCGCTGTATGTTTATTTAAATCTATATTGTGTAAATGTGTGCCGACAATCTTGTTGTTAAGCATACGTTCAGCACCATTACCAAAAGGAATAATATACAAACCATCGCTGCCGATATTTATTTTGGAAGCAGCATTATTCAAGTCCGCATAAGAGGAATTTGTACCAGCAATATTTTTGATCCATTTATTTAAAATACCTGTGCCGTTTATACAAAGTAAAATGCCAATACGTGTTTGTTCCGCCGTATAATTTACATGCGCAAAACTATTGACACGTGATTGCTGATCGTATGCAAGCTGATCGCTTACACCATATATAACACCAGACGTACCTGCAGTTGCAGCGACTTCACCCGGCTCGAGTACATTTAATGAAAGCGCATTGTTAGGTTGATCACCGGCTTTATAACTTACAGGAATTCCCGGCTTTAATTGTAACAGGTTAGCAACGAGGTCTGTAACATATCCATGTTCACTAAAAACATCTTTGATAGTTGGAATAATGCTATCATTAAAACCAAAGAAATTCATTACATCTTTTGAAAGTGCATTCTCTTTAAAATCCCAGAATATGCCTTCAGATAAGGAGGAGATGCTTGTAGTAATGCTACCTGTAAGTAGCATGGCGATATAATCACCGGGCAACATGATCTTATCTATACGTTCATAAATTAAAGGTTCATTTTCTTTTACCCATGCAAGTTTGGCAGCCGTAAAATTGCCCGGAGAGTTTAATAAATGCGACAAACATTTTTCTTCACCAATAGCTTTAAAAGCTGCATCACCATAAGGAACAGCGCGGCTGTCACACCAGATAATGGCATCTCTTAGTACTTGTTGATCTTCATCAACGGTTACCAAGCCATGCATCTGGTAAGCAATTCCAATCGCTGCAATATCTTTTGGATTATAAGTTTTTGTTGCATGTGCTTTTACCAATGCCTGTAAGAAAAATTGCCACCAGCTGTTTGGCGATTGCTCTGCCCAGCCGCTTTTCTGCGAAATAATTTCTGCTTCCGTTTCAGGATAGCTGGCAGACGCTATGCATTGTTGCGTTTGTGCGTCTACTACAGAAACTTTTATTGAGGAGGTTCCTACATCTATACCGAGTAATAACATATAGCTTTTGCAATCTTATGAGGCACTAAGGTATTTGTTATAGCGCAATATCGATTAAACTTTATTGTCAATTACTAAAACTATTTTAATACTTTATTTCATAAGTTTATAGATTTGTGCTTAATATAGTTCAGGAATGAAGCCGATTGTAGAAAAGCTCACACTTAGCGAGAATACTTCTTTTCTTGCACGTACTTATAGAACGCCGCTATTTGAAGTGCCATGGCACCAGCATATAGAATATGAACTGATCATGTTTAAAGAAGGAGAGGGCAGCAGCTTTATCGGCAATTATGTTGGCGAATTTAAAACAGGCGATATTTTTTTTCTCGGTTCCAATTTGCCACACACATTTCAGAAAGCAAATAAGGAGCTTATTACAAGTGCATTGGTAATACAATTCAGGGATGATTTTTGGGGCAAAGATTTTTTACAATTACCCGAAAGCAGGAACATCAAACAACTGCTGGACATTTCTTACCAGGGTTTGAAAATTACTGGCAATTTAAAAGAACAGCTAAGACCTTTTGTAGAAGAACTGGAGTTTGCTGAAGGCTTTGAACGTATTATTCTTTTATGTGAATGCCTGCAGATGATCATGTATAATAAAGAATATGAAACTGTATCTACACAGGAAGTAAAAGCCTATAACACCAAACACAAAGAACGCATTGATAAAATATACCAATACACCATTGATTATTTCCAGGATGCTGTTACACTTGATAATGTTGCCGCACATGCAGGCATGAGCGTACCTGCATTCTGCAATTACTTTAAAAAAAGCACGAAGAAAACTTATATAGATTTTTTAAATGAAGTGCGCATTGGTTATGCCTGCAAGCAACTGATCGATACACAAAAAACAATCGAGGCCATTTGCTATGAAAGTGGTTTTAATACGCTTGCTAATTTCAATAAACAGTTTTTAAAAGTGAAGCAGGTTACACCTTCCAGGTATAGAAAAGATTTTATGCAAAGAATGTAATAGTCGAAAGTCTGTAAAGACGGGAAGTCAGAAAGCAGAGAAGGATTTCGTTTACGATTAATATATATTCCGGGCTTCCGGTCTTGCCGACTTCCGGGCTTGTAGCACAAGAGTGCGACGCAACCTATGCTTAACAGAAATCCTGCTCCCCGGCTCACAAAAAATTTTGTAATTATCTTATAGCTTTAATCCCTATTTTCATGGCTCATTAGTATAAGAATTATGAGAAAATCCAGCTTCCTTTGTTTTGTTTTTGCTACAATTTTCACTAACCTTTTTGCACAGGGTCAGATTAATATTATTCAGAATATCAAAGCCCGCAATATTCTTAACCTCGATGGTAAATGGCACTATATTGTTGATCCATATAATACCGGAGATGGCAGCAGGTTTTTCTCCAACAAAATTCAGGGATCGCCTGATGAACTGGTGGAGTATGATTTTTCTTCTGCGCCTACCTTAAGTGTACCCGGCGACTGGAACTCTCAGCAAAATGATTTATTATATTATGAGGGCGCTGTCTGGTATGAACGCGATTTTGTGGCACGCCCTAAACAAGGTAAACGATACTTCTTAAACTTTGGCGCCGTAAATTATAAAGCCGATGTTTATTTGAACGGAAGATTGCTTGGCACACATGAAGGCGGCTTTACGCCTTTCCAGTTTGAAGTAACGGATAAGATCGAAGATGGAGATAATTTCATTGTTGTAAAAGCAGATAACACCAGGTATGCAGAGAATGTGCCTGCAGAAAATTTCGACTGGTGGAATTATGGAGGCATTACAAGAGATGTAGTGCTTGCTGAAATGAATGAAACTTATATTAACGATTATAGTTTGCAATTAACCAACGACATGAAAAATGTTACCGGTTATGTGCAGTTAAACGGCATGCAAACATCCCAGCAGGTTACGGTGCAGATAATGGAAGCAAACCTGCAGATAAAAATTCCCACCAATTCAAGTGGCCGTGCAACATTTATTTTTCCTATAAAAAATATTGAATTCTGGTCGCCGGAAAATCCGCAACTCTATACTATAAAAATTCTTGCAACCAGCGATACAACAACAGATCATATTGGCTTCAGAACCATTGAAACAAAAGGGAAAAATATTTTATTAAATGGCAAACCAATTTTCTTAAGAGGCGTTTGCCTGCATGAAGAAAACCCAATGATACCGGGCCGCCCACGCTCTAAGAGTGATCTTAAAATGCTGCTTTCCTGGGCAAAAGAACTCAACTGTAATTATGTAAGATTAACGCACTACCCACATAACGAATACATGAGCCAGCTGGCTGATGAAATGGGTTTGCTGCTTTGGGAAGAAGTGCCTGTTTACTGGAGCATTGACTGGGAAAATAATGACACCTATGAGTCTGCGAAACAACAATTGTCTGAATTAATTTACCGCGATAAGAATCGTGCAAGTGTTATCATTTGGTCAATAGGAAATGAAACGCCCAACACAGATACAAGAAATAAATTCATGGGCGATCTTGCAGATCATGTGCGCCGCATGGATACCACCAGATTGGTTTCTGCTGCGCTGCTTGGCTATATCGACAGCACCAAGACTTTCCGCATGAATGATAGTCTTGGCAAGAAGCTTGACCTGCTTAGTTTCAATGAATATATTGGCTGGTATATAGAATCGCCTGCAGAAATTCCACAATATAATTTTGCTATTGATGCAGACAAACCCGTTATCATCAGCGAGTTTGGTGCCGAAGCGCTGGGTGG
Coding sequences within it:
- the xylA gene encoding xylose isomerase, which translates into the protein MSVLIGDKEFFKGIGQIKYEGPESDNPLAFRWYDENKVVGGKTMKEYLRFACAYWHSFCGDGSDPFGGPTHAHPWNEKSDAVARAKDKMDAAFEFITKMNLPYYCFHDVDVVDYSNDVADNEKRLQALTEYAKQKQAATGVKLLWGTANLFSHKRYMNGAATNPDFHVLAHGGAQVKFAMDATIALGGENYVFWGGREGYMSLLNTNMKREQEHLAMFLHKAKDYARSQGFKGTFFIEPKPCEPTKHQYDYDAATVISFLRQHDLLNDFKLNIEVNHATLAGHTFTHELQVAADAGLLGSIDANRGDYQNGWDTDQFPNDINELTEAMLIILQAGGFAGGGINFDAKIRRNSTDAEDLFYAHIGGMDTFARALITAENILKNGTFTKLRKERYASYDSGKGAEFEAGKLSLEDLKQFAIANGEPAIKSGKQELFENIINRFI
- a CDS encoding AraC family transcriptional regulator, which produces MKPIVEKLTLSENTSFLARTYRTPLFEVPWHQHIEYELIMFKEGEGSSFIGNYVGEFKTGDIFFLGSNLPHTFQKANKELITSALVIQFRDDFWGKDFLQLPESRNIKQLLDISYQGLKITGNLKEQLRPFVEELEFAEGFERIILLCECLQMIMYNKEYETVSTQEVKAYNTKHKERIDKIYQYTIDYFQDAVTLDNVAAHAGMSVPAFCNYFKKSTKKTYIDFLNEVRIGYACKQLIDTQKTIEAICYESGFNTLANFNKQFLKVKQVTPSRYRKDFMQRM
- a CDS encoding glycoside hydrolase family 2 protein, producing MRKSSFLCFVFATIFTNLFAQGQINIIQNIKARNILNLDGKWHYIVDPYNTGDGSRFFSNKIQGSPDELVEYDFSSAPTLSVPGDWNSQQNDLLYYEGAVWYERDFVARPKQGKRYFLNFGAVNYKADVYLNGRLLGTHEGGFTPFQFEVTDKIEDGDNFIVVKADNTRYAENVPAENFDWWNYGGITRDVVLAEMNETYINDYSLQLTNDMKNVTGYVQLNGMQTSQQVTVQIMEANLQIKIPTNSSGRATFIFPIKNIEFWSPENPQLYTIKILATSDTTTDHIGFRTIETKGKNILLNGKPIFLRGVCLHEENPMIPGRPRSKSDLKMLLSWAKELNCNYVRLTHYPHNEYMSQLADEMGLLLWEEVPVYWSIDWENNDTYESAKQQLSELIYRDKNRASVIIWSIGNETPNTDTRNKFMGDLADHVRRMDTTRLVSAALLGYIDSTKTFRMNDSLGKKLDLLSFNEYIGWYIESPAEIPQYNFAIDADKPVIISEFGAEALGGFYADTATRFSEEMQELFYKNQFKLISDIPALRGTSPWVLVDFRSPKRLNPIYQEGWNRKGLYTETGKKKKAFFVVKGWNDAMQKKYGK
- a CDS encoding xylulokinase, which translates into the protein MLLLGIDVGTSSIKVSVVDAQTQQCIASASYPETEAEIISQKSGWAEQSPNSWWQFFLQALVKAHATKTYNPKDIAAIGIAYQMHGLVTVDEDQQVLRDAIIWCDSRAVPYGDAAFKAIGEEKCLSHLLNSPGNFTAAKLAWVKENEPLIYERIDKIMLPGDYIAMLLTGSITTSISSLSEGIFWDFKENALSKDVMNFFGFNDSIIPTIKDVFSEHGYVTDLVANLLQLKPGIPVSYKAGDQPNNALSLNVLEPGEVAATAGTSGVIYGVSDQLAYDQQSRVNSFAHVNYTAEQTRIGILLCINGTGILNKWIKNIAGTNSSYADLNNAASKINIGSDGLYIIPFGNGAERMLNNKIVGTHLHNIDLNKHTAAHLYRAGQEGIAFAFRYGLDIMRENKMFPSVIRAGKANMFLSSVFTNAFVNVTNTPVELYNCDGSVGAALGAGIGAKIFNNPKEAFTKMQRLETIEPNGKNAYEEHYQQWKALLIKDM